The genomic window TGTCGAGTAACAAGAAAATATCTGCTGAAGCCATTTTATGGAAATATCCGGGCCAGGGTAAGAAGTTAGGTTGATGAATGGCCAGCTTCATCTACTTCGTATCAAAAGTATTGAGGATCGTTTTTGGCGCAGCCCGCAGAAGAAGATAATTTATGCCCTCTTCATCAACATGTTCTTCACCGTAAACACTGAATCCGAGATTCAGTTGAAAATTCAGAGATGCTTGAAGCCCTTCAGCAACCTTTGTAGTTACATAATCCTCCCCTGATTCCAATGCCTCCAAAGCGCTCTTACGGTTCATTTCCCTTCCGATTCCCAAACCCCTGTACTCTTCATCGACTATAATCATGTGACTGTGGCGGGTGTTTTCTTTTTTTGAAAGGAGACACAGAGCGATGATATTTTGACCATCCGTCACCGATAGGCTGTATTCCCATTTCATCGGTCTGTCCGCTATTATTTCTTCCCGTGACCATTTTCTGCCGGGTATTTGGTCGGCGAGCCTCTTTATTTGATCATAATTTGACAGCATAAGGGGTTTGGTCAATACGCTGATTGAGATGTTCTTTGCGGATCTTTCTTCTTTGGAAGTCAATTTAACCATCCGAGTTTTCCGTAATACTCATAAAGCTTATCCATCACGTTGCTGACGTCATGATTATCAAAAACCCATTTTTTGCTGATTATCATTTTCTCTTTAAGTTTGTCACGATCGGCAATCAGTTTGGATAATTCAGATTTCAGATTTTCTGCCGAAACATTTACGAAGGGGTGATCCGGGATGAACTTCTCATATTCTTCATTCATTTTCGTGAAGCAGACAACACCCATGGATAAAGCCTCAACGCTGTTCATGCCGTAACCCCATCCTACATCCGTTATTTGGTCGATGTAGATATCACTCTCGGCTTTTGCTTTCAAGACTTCCGAATGCGGTTTATCTTCGATAAAGATAAATTTTATCTTTCCTTCGTTTTCCAATTCAGTACATATTCGCAGAATATCATCAGACCCCTTAGCTCCACGGTTTCGAGTAGCATGAGAAACGGTTATCAAATCGTTCGGTTCGGTTCTCGGCATAAATTCGGTTGTATCGAACGGCAAAAAGAGATAATTGATATTAGGATGTCTCTGCATCAAATCGAGTTCACTCGTGAGATTGAGATCGCTCAGATTATCGATTGCGGGGATGACTCCCCGGTTACGCATGTCCTGCCCGTGGTAAGTGCATACGACCCGTTTACCGGCATTTTTCATTTTTCGGATGAATCTGCCGTCACGATAAAATTCCA from Candidatus Neomarinimicrobiota bacterium includes these protein-coding regions:
- a CDS encoding GNAT family N-acetyltransferase, coding for MVKLTSKEERSAKNISISVLTKPLMLSNYDQIKRLADQIPGRKWSREEIIADRPMKWEYSLSVTDGQNIIALCLLSKKENTRHSHMIIVDEEYRGLGIGREMNRKSALEALESGEDYVTTKVAEGLQASLNFQLNLGFSVYGEEHVDEEGINYLLLRAAPKTILNTFDTK
- a CDS encoding glycosyltransferase, translating into MRILYISPEHTVGALSFWKKEHEKRGNECRFVTLFRSASGFEEDICLNLPFVSTGKIYGALRKLAYRTHGKIGGATEKEGYPPVWRPENAAEALFFKTREFIWNRFIEKAIRKYGLDQFDIYHLEWGLEFYRDGRFIRKMKNAGKRVVCTYHGQDMRNRGVIPAIDNLSDLNLTSELDLMQRHPNINYLFLPFDTTEFMPRTEPNDLITVSHATRNRGAKGSDDILRICTELENEGKIKFIFIEDKPHSEVLKAKAESDIYIDQITDVGWGYGMNSVEALSMGVVCFTKMNEEYEKFIPDHPFVNVSAENLKSELSKLIADRDKLKEKMIISKKWVFDNHDVSNVMDKLYEYYGKLGWLN